One Brassica napus cultivar Da-Ae chromosome A5, Da-Ae, whole genome shotgun sequence DNA window includes the following coding sequences:
- the LOC125574871 gene encoding ubiquitin-conjugating enzyme E2 19 isoform X1 — MAAVNGYQGNTPAETTPAAAGSKQPAPPTKTVDSQSVLKRLQSELMGLMMGGDPGISAFPEEDNIFCWKGTITGSKDTVFEGTEYRLSLAFSNDYPFKPPKIKFETCCFHPNVDLYGNICLDILQDKWSSAYDVRTILLSIQSLLGEPNISSPLNNQAAQLWSNQEEYRKMVEKLYKPLNA; from the exons ATGGCGGCGGTGAATGGGTACCAAGGAAATACTCCGGCGGAGACAACGCCGGCAGCCGCCGGATCGAAGCAACCTGCTCCTCCGACTAAGACCGTCGATAGCCAATCCGTTCTCAAAAG GCTGCAATCTGAACTAATGGGTTTAATG ATGGGAGGTGATCCGGGGATATCGGCTTTCCCAGAGGAAGACAACATATTCTGCTGGAAAGGGACAATCACAGGAAGCAAAGATACTGTTTTTGAAGGAACAGAGTACAGACTCTCACTCGCTTTCTCCAACGATTATCCTTTCAAACCTCCCAAAATTAAGTTTGAGACTTGCTGCTTCCACCCCAACGTGGATCTCTATGGCAATATTTGCTTGGACATTCTTCAG GATAAATGGTCATCTGCTTATGATGTGAGGACGATATTACTCTCAATTCAAAGCCTTCTTGGAG AACCGAACATCAGCTCACCATTgaacaatcaagcagctcagcTTTGGAGCAACCAAGAAG agtataggaagatggttgaGAAGCTCTACAAACCATTAAACGCATGA
- the LOC125608843 gene encoding T-complex protein 1 subunit alpha-like: protein MSISAQNPDISGERQSGQDVRTQNVMACQAVSNIVKTSLGPVGLDKMLVDDIGDVTITNDGATILRMLEVEHPAAKVLVELAELQDREVGDGTTSVVIVAAELLKRANDLVRNKIHPTSIISGYRLAMREACKYIEEKLVTKVEKLGKAPLINCAKTSMSSKLISGDSDFFANLVVDAVLSVKMTNQRGEIKYPIKGINILKAHGQSAKDSYLLNGYALNTGRAAQGMPLRVSPAKIACLDFNLQKTKMQLGVQVVVNDPRELEKIRQREADMTKERIEKLLKAGANVILTTKGIDDMALKYFVEAGAIAVRRVRKEDMRHVAKATGATLVTTFADMEGEETFDPAHLGSADEVVEERIADDDVVLIKGTKTSSAVSLILRGANDYMLDEMERALHDSLCIVKRTLESNTVVAGGGAVESALSVYLEHLATTLGSREQLAIAEFADALLIIPKVLAVNAAKDATELVAKLRAYHHTAQTKADKKHYSSMGLDLVNGTIRNNLEAGVIEPAMSKVKIIQFATEAAITILRIDDMIKLVKEDGQGDE from the exons ATGTCGATCTCCGCTCAAAATCCTGATATTTCCGGCGAAAGGCAATCCGGCCAAGATGTCCGTACTCAGAACG TGATGGCTTGTCAAGCTGTTTCAAACATTGTTAAAACCTCTCTTGGTCCCGTCGGACTCGACAAG aTGTTGGTGGACGATATTGGTGATGTGACCATTACCAATGACGGTGCTACCATTCTTAGGATGTTGGAGGTCGAACACCCTGCTGCTAAG GTTCTTGTTGAGTTAGCTGAACTCCAGGATAGAGAAGTTGGCGATGGGACTACATCTGTTGTCATTGTTGCTGCTGAGTTGCTCAAG AGGGCAAATGATTTGGTTAGGAACAAAATACATCCTACATCAATTATCAGTGGATACAGG CTAGCGATGAGAGAAGCTTGCAAATACATTGAGGAGAAATTGGTGACTAAG GTCGAAAAGCTTGGGAAAGCTCCATTGATTAACTGTGCTAAAACCAGCATGTCCTCCAAACTGATCTCTGGTGACAGCGATTTCTTTGCCAATTTG gtTGTGGATGCAGTTCTGTCTGTTAAGATGACAAATCAGCGAGGGGAGATAAAATACCCTATCAAG GGTATTAATATTCTGAAAGCTCATGGACAAAGTGCAAAAGACAGCTATTTGTTGAATGGATATGCACTCAATACTGGCCGTGCTGCCCAAGGGATGCCATTGCGAGTTTCTCCAGCGAAGATTGCTTGCCTCGACTTCAATCTCCAGAAGACGAAAATGCAGCTCGGTGTCCAAGTTGTTGTTAACGATCCACGAGAACTTGAAAAAATCCGTCAAAG AGAAGCTGACATGACCAAAGAGCGGATAGAGAAACTTCTTAAAGCGGGAGCCAATGTTATTCTGACCACCAAGGGAATTGACGACATGGCACTTAAA TACTTTGTAGAGGCAGGAGCTATTGCTGTTAGGCGTGTCCGCAAAGAAGACATGCGCCATGTTGCCAAGGCAACAGGAGCAACCCTG GTCACCACTTTTGCTGACATGGAGGGGGAAGAAACATTTGATCCGGCACACCTTGGATCTGCAGACGAAGTTGTGGAGGAGAGAATCGCTGATGATGATGTTGTGTTGATAAAGGGAACCAAAACGAGCAGTGCG GTCTCCTTGATCTTGAGAGGTGCCAATGACTACATGCTTGATGAGATGGAGAGAGCGCTTCACGATTCTTTATGTATTGTCAAGAGGACCCTCGAATCCAACACG GTGGTTGCGGGTGGAGGCGCAGTTGAATCAGCATTGTCTGTGTATCTGGAGCACCTTGCTACAACCTTGGGCTCTCGTGAACAATTGGCTATTGCCGAATTTGCCGATGCGCTATTGATTATACCAAAG GTGCTTGCAGTAAACGCTGCTAAGGATGCAACCGAGTTGGTAGCTAAACTAAGAGCATACCACCACACCGCACAAACCAAGGCTGATAAGAAGCACTATTCAAG CATGGGACTTGACCTTGTTAACGGAACCATTCGTAACAATTTGGAAGCTGGAGTGATCGAACCAGCGATGAGCAAAGTCAAAATTATCCAG TTTGCAACAGAGGCAGCCATTACCATTCTGCGAATTGATGACATGATCAAACTGGTGAAGGAAGATGGCCAAGGCGATGAGTAA
- the LOC106428882 gene encoding hexokinase-4-like, with translation MGRVLVMLTAAAAVVACSVATVMVRRRVRRRRKWRKVVGLLKDLEESFETPLGRLRQMVDAIAVEMQAGLVSEGGSKLKMLLTFVDDLPNGSERGTYYALHLGGSYFRIIRVHLGGQRSSLEVQDIERHSIPTSLLNSTSEVLFDFLASSLQRFIEKEGHESISSQDVKRELAFTFSFPVKQTSLSSGVLIKWTKGFAISEMAGEDIAECLQGAVDRRGLDIHVAALVNDTVGALSYGHYHDPDTIAAVVFGTGSNACYLERTDAIIKCQNPRTTSGSMVVNMEWGNFWSSRLPRTSYDIELDAESLNSNDMGFEKMIGGMYLGDIVRRVILRMSQESDIFGPISPILSTPFVLRTNSVSAMHEDDTPELHEVATILKHLGVPNVPLKVRKLVVKICDVVTRRAARLAAAGISGILKKLGRDGSVGEGRRRSSDKQMMRRTVVAVEGGLYSNYRMFREYLDEALRDILGEDVARQVVIKAMEDGSSIGSALLLASSHSVRTISNI, from the exons ATGGGGAGGGTTCTGGTGATGCTGACGGCAGCCGCGGCGGTTGTGGCTTGTTCGGTGGCGACGGTGATGGTGAGGAGGAGGGTGAGACGTCGGAGGAAGTGGAGGAAGGTGGTGGGGCTATTGAAGGATTTGGAGGAATCGTTTGAGACGCCGTTGGGGAGGTTGAGGCAGATGGTGGATGCTATTGCTGTTGAGATGCAAGCTGGTTTGGTCTCTGAAGGAGGCTCTAAGCTTAAAATGCTCCTTACTTTCGTCGATGATCTTCCTAATGG GAGTGAGAGAGGAACTTATTACGCACTTCATCTTGGAGGCTCTTACTTTAGGATTATAAGAGTTCATTTGGGTGGCCAAAGGTCGTCTCTTGAAGTTCAAGATATCGAAAGGCATAGCATACCGACGTCTTTGTTGAATAGCACCAGCGAG GTTCTCTTTGACTTTCTCGCATCATCTTTGCAGAGGTTTATTGAGAAAGAAGGACACGAGTCCATTTCGTCACAAGATGTGAAAAGGGAACTTGCGTTTACTTTTTCTTTCCCAGTTAAGCAAACGTCCCTCTCTTCAGGAGTTCTCATCAAATGGACCAAAGGTTTTGCAATTAGTGAAATG GCGGGGGAAGATATTGCTGAATGTCTACAAGGAGCGGTGGACAGGAGAGGGCTGGATATACACGTCGCAGCTCTT GTAAATGATACCGTTGGGGCCCTGTCCTATGGACATTATCATGACCCAGACACGATTGCCGCTGTTGTCTTTGGAACAGGTAGTAATGCATGTTACCTAGAACGAACTGATGCAATAATCAAGTGTCAGAATCCGCGCACAACTTCTGGAAGCATG GTGGTGAACATGGAGTGGGGAAACTTTTGGTCATCTcgtcttccaagaacttcataTGACATTGAGTTGGATGCAGAGAGTTTGAATTCAAATGACATG GGATTTGAGAAGATGATAGGAGGGATGTATCTGGGCGACATTGTCCGCAGAGTAATTCTTCGTATGTCACAAGAGTCTGACATCTTTGGACCCATCTCACCCATTTTATCGACGCCTTTTGTTCTAAG AACAAATTCAGTCTCAGCAATGCACGAAGATGACACACCCGAGTTACATGAAGTAGCAACAATCTTGAAACATTTAGGG GTACCGAATGTACCACTGAAGGTGAGGAAACTTGTAGTGAAGATATGCGATGTAGTGACACGCAGAGCAGCTAGGCTAGCAGCAGCAGGAATCTCAGGAATCTTGAAGAAACTGGGGAGAGATGGGAGCGtaggagaaggaagaagaagaagtagcgATAAGCAGATGATGAGAAGGACAGTGGTGGCAGTAGAAGGTGGTCTCTATTCGAATTATAGGATGTTCAGAGAATACCTGGACGAAGCTTTGAGAGACATATTGGGAGAAGACGTGGCTCGACAAGTAGTGATTAAGGCCATGGAAGATGGCTCAAGCATCGGCTCTGCATTGTTGCTGGCTTCATCTCATAGCGTTCGAACCATATCGAACATATGA
- the LOC125574871 gene encoding ubiquitin-conjugating enzyme E2 19 isoform X2 produces MGTKEILRRRQRRQPPDRSNLLLRLRPSIANPFSKGSSFFPIFERRLQSELMGLMMGGDPGISAFPEEDNIFCWKGTITGSKDTVFEGTEYRLSLAFSNDYPFKPPKIKFETCCFHPNVDLYGNICLDILQDKWSSAYDVRTILLSIQSLLGEPNISSPLNNQAAQLWSNQEEYRKMVEKLYKPLNA; encoded by the exons ATGGGTACCAAGGAAATACTCCGGCGGAGACAACGCCGGCAGCCGCCGGATCGAAGCAACCTGCTCCTCCGACTAAGACCGTCGATAGCCAATCCGTTCTCAAAAGGTTCTTCCTTTTTTCCGATCTTTGA ACGCAGGCTGCAATCTGAACTAATGGGTTTAATG ATGGGAGGTGATCCGGGGATATCGGCTTTCCCAGAGGAAGACAACATATTCTGCTGGAAAGGGACAATCACAGGAAGCAAAGATACTGTTTTTGAAGGAACAGAGTACAGACTCTCACTCGCTTTCTCCAACGATTATCCTTTCAAACCTCCCAAAATTAAGTTTGAGACTTGCTGCTTCCACCCCAACGTGGATCTCTATGGCAATATTTGCTTGGACATTCTTCAG GATAAATGGTCATCTGCTTATGATGTGAGGACGATATTACTCTCAATTCAAAGCCTTCTTGGAG AACCGAACATCAGCTCACCATTgaacaatcaagcagctcagcTTTGGAGCAACCAAGAAG agtataggaagatggttgaGAAGCTCTACAAACCATTAAACGCATGA